Proteins found in one Zea mays cultivar B73 chromosome 1, Zm-B73-REFERENCE-NAM-5.0, whole genome shotgun sequence genomic segment:
- the LOC100381776 gene encoding GDSL esterase/lipase At1g28580-like precursor has translation MNNHVSILAVLIVYVSVVLLLNSHVGLCSCYKRIFSFGDDTMDTGNFVHLIGKAPSKYKEAPYGKTFFRHATGRISDGRVLIDFYAEALKLPMIPPILPEKNSGYFPHGANFAVLGATARDRLFYSGSPWCLGAQISWFNEMVDRIAPGDAAKEQFLSDSLVVLGGIGGNDYYSYFIDGEPPKDGNIISDVIAYISHMIEELILINGAKAFVVPNNFPIGCLASYLSRFHSDNHEDYDEHGCIKSLNEFSQKHNEQLYSDIGRLRFTYPNVKLIYADYYNATMEFIKNPGRFGIGDPLVACCGGNGPYHTSMECNGTAKLWGDPHHFANWDGMHMTEKAYNIIVEGVLNGPFADPPFSLSC, from the exons ATGAACAACCATGTTTCCATCCTAGCGGTTCTCATCGTCTATGTCTCTGTTGTTCTCCTGCTCAATTCCCATGTAGGGTTATGCAGCTGCTACAAGCGCATCTTCAGTTTTGGTGATGATACCATGGACACTGGCAATTTCGTACACTTGATTGGGAAGGCCCCATCTAAGTACAAGGAAGCTCCCTATGGCAAGACATTTTTTAGACATGCAACTGGCCGCATTTCCGATGGTCGTGTCCTCATTGATTTCTATG CGGAAGCACTCAAGCTACCAATGATACCACCAATTTTACCTGAGAAGAACTCTGGGTATTTCCCGCATGGCGCCAACTTCGCTGTGTTGGGTGCCACAGCACGTGACAGACTCTTCTACTCAGGGAGCCCATGGTGTCTAGGGGCACAAATAAGTTGGTTTAATGAAATGGTGGATCGTATAGCTCCTGGAGACG CTGCCAAGGAGCAATTTCTAAGCGATTCTCTTGTCGTGTTGGGTGGAATTGGTGGCAATGACTACTACTCATATTTCATCGATGGTGAACCTCCCAAGGATGGAAATATCATTTCAGATGTCATCGCATACATAAGCCATATGATCGAG GAACTTATTCTCATTAATGGTGCGAAAGCATTCGTGGTCCCCAATAACTTCCCCATTGGGTGTTTGGCATCATACCTAAGTAGATTCCATAGTGACAACCATGAGGACTACGATGAGCACGGGTGCATTAAGTCATTAAATGAGTTCTCCCAAAAGCATAATGAACAACTTTATTCTGATATCGGACGACTCAGATTCACTTACCCAAATGTGAAGCTAATATATGCTGACTACTACAATGCCACCATGGAATTCATCAAAAACCCTGGCAGATTTG GTATTGGTGATCCTCTAGTAGCATGTTGTGGCGGCAATGGACCTTACCACACCAGCATGGAGTGTAATGGAACGGCAAAGCTTTGGGGTGATCCACACCACTTTGCCAATTGGGATGGCATGCACATGACAGAGAAGGCATACAACATCATTGTGGAAGGGGTGTTAAATGGGCCATTTGCCGATCCTCCATTTTCCCTTAGTTGCTAG